A genomic stretch from Setaria viridis chromosome 1, Setaria_viridis_v4.0, whole genome shotgun sequence includes:
- the LOC117837805 gene encoding probable serine/threonine-protein kinase SIS8 gives MPFRPLGDESIAASAKKLIRALPPQRQWPCRIHPPTSSASNSGRGDSCDGDLGPGGGVGGGMKNFLRKLHIGEGSSDGGSSPPPPPSRKGGSAGGGVHHHQPHHDQRQQPSAVSSWLDSVPTRPPPPIPVEAEVPTSASASSVGVGAEERSARQSAATERRRSQQEEMERRRLQEEEVLRERRRSQEEEMGRERRRSQQEDEVEERVIRESSEAAERKREREKEEDDLEAYQIQLVLEMSARDNPEEMEIEVAKQLSLGFCPPQTSPAEVIAARYWNFNALTYDDKISDGFYDLFYVGNGPASVTMPSFSELRAQPFSHKVNWEAVLVHRGEDPVLMKLQQEALIMALDLQSRTSESVSNALVKRLASLVARHMGGIFDPESMSVKYQNMLNSLRSSIGSVVVPLGQLKIGLARHRALLFKVLADGLDVPCRLLKGRQYTGSDDGALNIVKFKDGREFIVDLVADPGTLIPSEGAENFTSDNHHLKKDDTTNLLGSSFSGASSSAYGSFEYELLDRRSTSSNVGASDTDGPTTNQTSNQQSMLSSSFEKLSVSTCTSGNKPIINESTNTDYIMVAKNKEKSIAPVDSSSSSPSTSDMGSTPAFRRMKVKDISEYMINAAKENPQLVQKIHEVLRENGVVAPPDLFSEDSMEEPKDLIVYDTALFQSKDEMKRTMNEFESRTYTDSGHAPSLPHHPGHELQPKVVPHRVPLESLKPVEGLGVYHPHDIRDIASPFVSQYEPSAPPQEAPAPLTKQLPVTAAAVATAAVVASSMVVAAAKSNSDVNFDVPVAAAATVTAAAVVATTAAVSKQYEHLEPGNQLLNLSSPSKGNESVEKGGDDFWDKDNLEADHPQDNALDQEIPQEAERTSDKSSGTESAKSDLALEDVAEFEIQWEEIVIGERIGLGSFGEVYRGEWHGTEVAVKKFLQQDLSGDALEEFRTEVRIMKRLRHPNVVLFMGAITRVPNLSIVTEFLPRGSLFRLIHRPNNQLDERKRLRMALDVARGMNYLHNCSPVIVHRDLKSPNLLVDKNWVVKVCDFGLSRMKNKTFLSSRSTAGTAEWMAPEVLRNEPSDEKCDVFSYGVILWELCTLLQPWEGMNAMQVVGAVGFQNRRLDIPDNIDPAIAEIIVNCWHTDPKLRPSFADIMATLKPLLKNLTSNQAPRQTAQQTDQ, from the exons ATGCCGTTTCGGCCACTCGGGGACGAGTCAATCGCTGCCAGTGCCAAAAAGCTAATCAGAGCCCTTCCGCCTCAGCGTCAGTGGCCATGTCGGATCCACCCACCCACCAGCAGCGCCAGTAACAGCGGGCGAGGAGATAGCTGCGACGGCGAcctcggccccggcggcggcgttggcggcggcatGAAGAACTTCCTCAGGAAGCTACACATCGGCGAGGGCTCCAGCGACGGAGGTTCatcgcctccccctccgccctCCCGCAAAGGCGGTAGCGCTGGTGGTGGGGTACATCATCATCAACCGCACCACGACCAGAGGCAGCAGCCCTCGGCGGTATCCAGTTGGCTCGACTCGGTGCCTACCCGACCCCCGCCCCCGATTCCGGTGGAAGCAGAGGTgccgacgtcggcgtcggcgtcgtcggtcGGGGTTGGGGCAGAGGAGAGGAGCGCGAGGCAGTCCGCGGCGACTGAGAGGAGGCGATCGCAGCAGGAAGAGATGGAGCGGAGGCGGTTGCAGGAGGAAGAGGTGTTGAGGGAGCGGAGGCGGtcgcaggaggaggagatggggagggagcggaggcggtcgcagcaggaggacgaggtggaggagagggtGATAAGAGAGtcgtcggaggcggcggagaggaagcgggagagggagaaggaggaggacgacCTGGAGGCGTACCAGATTCAGCTGGTGCTGGAGATGAGCGCGCGGGACAATCCGGAGGAGATGGAGATTGAGGTCGCCAAGCAGCTCAGCCTGGGCTTCTGCCCGCCGCAGACATCCCCCGCGGAGGTCATCGCGGCCAGATACTGG AATTTCAACGCTCTTACCTATGATGACAAAATATCAGATGGATTTTATGATCTCTTTTACGTTGGGAATGGGCCGGCATCAGTTACTATGCCCTCTTTTTCTGAGCTACGAGCCCAGCCATTTTCACATAAAGTCAACTGGGAAGCTGTGTTGGTCCACAGAGGTGAAGACCCTGTGCTTATGAAACTTCAGCAGGAGGCCTTAATCATGGCTCTTGACCTTCAATCAAGAACATCAGAATCTGTGAGCAATGCTTTGGTGAAGAGACTTGCTAGTCTAGTTGCTAGACACATGGGTGGAATTTTTGATCCTGAGAGCATGTCAGTAAAATACCAGAATATGCTTAACTCCTTGAGAAGTAGCATTGGAAGCGTAGTAGTGCCACTTGGTCAACTAAAAATTGGTTTAGCTCGCCATCGTGCCCTGCTATTTAAG GTTTTGGCTGATGGCCTTGATGTACCTTGTCGGTTGCTGAAAGGAAGGCAGTACACTGGATCAGATGATGGAGCATTGAATATTGTCAAATTTAAAGATGGAAG GGAGTTCATTGTTGATCTTGTGGCTGATCCTGGTACACTTATTCCTTCAGAAGGTGCTGAAAATTTCACCTCTGATAATCATCACTTGAAGAAAGATGACACTACCAACCTGCTGGGATCATCTTTTAGTGGAGCATCGAGTTCAGCCTATGGTTCTTTTGAGTATGAGTTACTAGACAGAAGATCCACTTCAAGCAATGTTGGTGCTTCTGATACAGATGGACCTACAACTAATCAGACAAGCAACCAACAAAGTATGCTATCAAGTTCATTCGAGAAACTATCAGTTAGCACATGCACTAGTGGAAATAAGCCTATCATTAATGAATCTACAAACACAGACTACATTATGGTTGCAAAAAACAAAGAGAAATCAATTGCACCTGTCgattcttcatcatcttcaccaTCTACGTCAGATATGGGCAGCACTCCAGCTTTCCGGAGAATGAAGGTGAAGGACATTTCAGAATACATGATTAATGCTGCCAAGGAAAATCCACAATTAGTTCAGAAGATCCATGAGGTTTTACGTGAAAATGGAGTTGTGGCACCACCTGACTTGTTTTCAGAGGATTCCATGGAAGAGCCTAAGGACCTCATTGTATATGACACCGCGCTGTTTCAAAGCAaggatgaaatgaaaagaacgATGAATGAGTTCGAGTCAAGGACATACACAGATAGTGGCCATGCTCCTTCATTGCCTCATCATCCTGGACATGAACTCCAACCAAAAGTTGTTCCTCACCGAGTACCTCTGGAATCACTTAAGCCTGTTGAGGGCCTGGGCGTCTACCATCCCCATGATATCAGAGATATTGCGTCTCCCTTTGTCTCTCAATATGAACCTTCTGCACCTCCTCAGGAAGCTCCGGCACCACTTACAAAGCAATTGCCTGTTACAGCAGCTGCTGTTGCAACTGCTGCAGTGGTTGCATCCTCCATGGTTGTTGCTGCAGCTAAATCTAACAGTGACGTGAACTTTGACGTGCCTGTTGCTGCAGCAGCTACTGTCACTGCAGCCGCAGTTGTTGCCACAACTGCTGCTGTGAGCAAGCAATATGAACACTTGGAGCCTGGTAATCAGCTGCTTAACTTATCAAGTCCCTCTAAAGGAAATGAATCGGTTGAGAAAGGTGGAGATGATTTTTGGGATAAAGACAACCTTGAAGCTGATCATCCCCAAGATAATGCTCTGGATCAAGAAATTCCTCAGGAAGCTGAACGAACCTCAGATAAATCAAGTGGGACAGAGAGTGCGAAATCTGATCTTGCTTTGGAGGACGTTGCGGAGTTTGAAATCCAATGGGAAGAAATTGTTATTGGTGAACGAATTGGCCTCG GATCATTTGGAGAAGTTTATAGAGGAGAATGGCATGGAACG GAAGTTGCAGTCAAGAAGTTTCTGCAACAAGATCTTTCAGGTGATGCTCTTGAGGAGTTTAGAACTGAG GTGCGAATAATGAAGAGGTTACGGCATCCTAATGTTGTTCTCTTCATGGGTGCTATCACTCGTGTGCCTAATCTTTCCATTGTCACCGAATTTCTTCCAAG AGGCAGTTTATTCCGGTTGATTCATCGACCCAACAACCAGTTGGATGAAAGGAAACGCTTAAGAATGGCACTTGATGTG GCTCGTGGTATGAATTATCTGCATAATTGCTCACCAGTTATAGTTCATCGAGATCTGAAATCCCCAAATCTACTGGTGGACAAGAATTGGGTTGTGAAG GTTTGCGATTTTGGTTTGTCAAGAATGAAGAACAAAACCTTCCTGTCATCAAGATCAACAGCTGGAACA GCGGAGTGGATGGCTCCAGAAGTACTTCGTAATGAACCATCAGACGAAAA ATGCGATGTTTTTAGCTATGGAGTCATATTATGGGAGCTATGTACTCTATTGCAACCTTGGGAAGGAATGAACGCCATGCAAGTTGTCGGAGCAGTTGGATTTCAGAATCGTCGCCTTGATATTCCAGATAACATTGATCCTGCCATAGCAGAGATAATAGTGAATTGCTGGCATAC GGACCCAAAGTTGCGGCCATCGTTTGCAGATATCATGGCCACATTAAAACCATTGTTGAAGAACCTGACCAGCAATCAAGCACCAAGGCAGACAGCTCAACAAACAGATCAGTAA
- the LOC117837815 gene encoding uncharacterized protein — translation MAGVFWGGGRADEVADFDEYDPTPYGGGYDIALTFGRPLPPSEETCYPISTATSSASSYDRPQKHGGRRPGAEESHGSAAGYGGGGAGGYARRPQPHEEETHGSVGSGYGYGRKGHEDDDDDEQKAYRKPKPVYGDDGEHQAYRKPKPAYGDDDEHQAYRKPKPAAYDGDERPSYGRKKNGDDDDSDDDDKRKPRYKKYDDDDSDDDDKKKRYEKNNRRRHDYDD, via the exons ATGGCGGGCGTCTTCTGGGGTGGCGGGAGGGCGGACGAGGTGGCCGACTTCGACGAGTACGACCCCACCCCCTACGGCGGCGGCTACGACATCGCCCTCACCTTcggccgcccgctgccgccctccGAGGAGACCTGCTACCCGatctccaccgccacctcctccgcatCCTCGTACGACCGCCCCCAGAAGCACGGTGGACGAAGGCCCGGGGCCGAGGAGTCCCACGGGTCCGCTGCTGGgtacggcggcggtggtgccggcGGGTACGCGAGGCGGCCTCAGCCTCATGAGGAGGAGACCCACGGCTCTGTGGGTTCTGGGTACGGATATGGGAGGAAGGGacacgaggacgacgacgacgacgagcagaAGGCGTACCGGAAGCCGAAGCCGGTGTACGGGGACGACGGCGAGCACCAGGCCTACCGGAAGCCGAAGCCAGCGtacggggacgacgacgagcacCAGGCGTACCGGAAGCCGAAGCCGGCGGCGTACGACGGGGACGAGAGGCCCAGCTACGGCCGCAAGAAGAAC ggcgacgacgacgactccgatGACGACGACAAGAGGAAGCCGCGTTACAAGAAGTACGACGACGAtgactccgacgacgacgacaagaaGAAGCGTTACGAGAAGAACAACCGTCGCCGCCACGATTACGATGATTAA
- the LOC117864665 gene encoding NEP1-interacting protein-like 2, with protein MEVAEAAAPAPDEGGLDERGAALHLPRLLAGVVSGALTGLFALAGALTGAVTGAVAGRASDSGVLRGAGLGAFAGAVLSIEVLEASRAYWCSDRLGSHGASSMADFIEQLIQARFAQEQYTSSGYTSSRWQVSISDFGHDDLYDIFGDISSKGLSLESLKKLPHYVVTDQMRDSFGEILSCPICLQDLVAGETARRLPNCSHTFHQPCVDKWLVDHGSCPVCRQQV; from the exons ATGGAGGTTGCCgaggcggccgcgccggcgcccgacGAGGGCGGGCTGgacgagcgcggcgcggcgctgcaCCTCCCCAGGCTGCTGGCCGGCGTCGTCTCCGGCGCCCTCACCGGCCTCTTCGCTCTCG CTGGAGCCTTGACCGGAGCCGTCAcgggcgcggtggcggggagAGCTTCGGACAGCGGCGTCCTGCGGGGAGCAGGACTGGGAGCGTTCGCCGGAGCTGTCCTCTCCATTGAGGTTCTTGAGGCTTCCCGAGCTTACTGGTGCTCGGACCGGCTGGGCTCGCACGGTGCATCCTCCATG GCCGATTTCATTGAGCAGCTCATTCAGGCTCGTTTTGCGCAAGAGCAATATACATCTTCAGGATATACATCTTCCCGCTGGCAG GTCAGCATATCAGATTTTGGCCATGATGACCTATATGACATCTTTGGAGACATTTCATCTAAAGGGCTCTCACTAGAGTCATTGAAGAAACTACCACATTATGTGGTCACTGACCAAATGCGGGACTCCTTTGGGGAAATCCTGTCTTGCCCTATCTGTCTACAG GACCTTGTAGCCGGTGAGACAGCGAGGAGGTTACCAAATTGCTCTCACACTTTCCACCAGCCTTGCGTGGACAAATGGCTCGTCGACCATGGCTCATGCCCCGTGTGCAGGCAACAGGTGTAA